The region TTTTGCATTTTCAAATCTCTCCAAGCTTTGCAGTTTTATGCTAGAGCATAGAAGTGCTTGCAGTTTGCTGCTTTTATTTTTACTGTCGTTTGAATGCTGAAAGAGACCAAGTCCTGAAGAGTTTTGCCTTTGCTGGTTCTGCTCCGTTGAACTTGGCCAGCCGTCCATGGCACCGACCGCACCGTCGATGGACTGTCCGACCCGACGTTACATGGGCTCAACTAAACTACACACACTAACTAAACTAACATAATCACCGGTTGAAGGTTTAGATACTAACGAACCAAGTACTCATGCACTAATTAACTAAAATAACATAATCACGCACTGACACACCCGCGTAACAAACCATCAAAAAGTACGTGAGGAGATCAAGGAAACAAGATATGGATCGGCCCCAACAGAAAACATCTCTTATCTCCTTATCCCAACGCATCACATGGAGCATTCCGTGTGCATCCACCCTATATATATACATTCACTGATCACCAACCACAAGACGTTCGTGGCAACATTCACATCTGGCCAGCAAGCACAAACCAGACCCATGGCGCCATCCAAGTCCCATCTCGCCAGCTTGTTCCTCGCCGTCGTCCTGATCGCCGCCGCACCGGAGACTTCGGCGGCGGCCGTCACGGCCAGGGCGCCCGCCCCCTCCACCAATGGCGACTTGGTAGCGAAACCATCATCATGGTCATGGTGCATCATCCCTTGCTTTTCGTTTATACCAGAGATATTTTGTATACCGCCCATATTCTGTCCACGGCCGCCGCGGCCACCTCCTCTACCTCCGCAGCCTCCGCCCCCGTCGAAGCCACAGCCGAAGGAGTGCTGGACGCCGCTGATGGGGCTGATGCCGTGTAAGGATTTCCTCACCAGCAGCACCGCTCCGGAGCCTCCGAACCAGGGCAAGTGCTGCGACGGCCTCAGGTCGCTCGTCCAAGACGCTCCCATCTGCCTTTGCCGCATACTGGAGGGCACCGACCTCGACAAGCTCATGTCGGCGACCGTGGATAGAGAGAAATTCATTCGTACGATGATCATCTGCGACTCGAGTCCGGGTGAATTTGGTTCTTGTGAAGGTAAATTGTTGCTCTCCTCCTCTCTCGGTACTATATATAAACTGTTCTTTATTTTGCGCATTTCTGAGTGTGCTAGCTCGTCTTTAATGTGAATCTTTTTGATGCATGGATCGGAGAGCAGGACCCGTGCCACCGATGACGATGAGGGCCGCACCTACAACTAAAGCTGCTCCATAATCGGGCAGATCAGGTAGCCAATTTTATTTCCGGATAAACTGATCCAATTTTCTGTGCTCATTTATGCATGCATCGCTGCATCAACTAGgtatattattttttattttaggGTGAGGTATACTTATTTATTTATTGTACTTTAACTTCTATTGATCTGCTTTTGGCAGAGCCATCCTCGTCATTCGTAGCAGCATTACAGAAACAAGATGCATGCATGGAAGCTGAAGATGCCATACTACAAGATCCGTTAGCATCATTCTTAGAAGAGACAGTGCTACTTCTTAGTTCGATTTAGGGAGAATGTGTAGCTTCATTTGTGAGAAAACAAATTATTTGTCACCGTGCAACTGTTTGTTTCTTTATAAATGTGTGCAACCGTTGTTTACGTGTTCGATTAGGGAGTCTTTGATGTATATATGTGTGCGCAATTTGGTAATGAAACGCATCACTTGTCTGAAAATGCGTCAAGTCCTTAGTCCTGTAATCCAAGTGCTCGTGTGGTCAGGCCCAACCCAACCCAAAGGCGAACACGAGCACGTGGTTTCAGGCCCTCCTGGAGAATGGGGTAAGATGACCGGTGCGCCTCTTGCATGAACTCAGGCCAGCGAAACTTGATCGCGTGCCTTGCCGCGACTCAACTTTCGCCTGTGCGCAAAGAGCCAACTAAATGTTAGGTGCTATACCTGATTGAGGAGTCGGCGGAGCATGAGCCTTGTGCTTCCACATTTTAGCATGTCGATCCCTTGTGAACCAATTTTTTGAGTTGCATTCTATTCTAACAAACATTCATATAATCCTCTCTAAGGAATATTACCGGCAGAATTTGTTGACTTGAAGGGTCAAAATTCCTGAATATTACCGACAAAATAATTTCATGTAACATTCATATAATCCTCTCTAAGGAAAATATTTGCTCTTCTGATCAAGTTAACGTGAGAAATGTCTAAGAACAAAATGCAGATTCATAGAACTAGCTAGAAGTCGAAGAAAATCCAGTTAAATGACGGTCATTTGCGTGTACGCTGATGCAATGCAACATGACACCCACTTTCTAGGCTATTTTTCCCTTCTCTCGCCTAGGCCGCTTCCGCGGGCGGCAGGGAGAAACCGTCGCCCTACTAGCACCCCCTCCCCGCTGCCGCTAGAGAGCGCCGTAGGGCGAAGCCTGGCTGGTGTCGGTGTCGGCGGGGTTCCTCTCCCGAGTGGCTGTGAGGCGTAGTGGCGGCGGTTGTGTGGAGTTGGTGGCGAGGCGTGCTGGCACgttgggggcggcggcggcttcgtcAGATCCGGCGGCAAGCGACGATGGTCGGGGGCGGCTACCGGCTTGGCTAGGCCAGCCCTTGGCATGGTGGGGCTGCTCCTTCTAGAGGGCGGTTGCATCAGGCCGATCGCGCGGGACGGCCCCTGTCAGATCTGGCTGGATCTGGCGTCGGCGGTCCATCCGGTGGCGAGGGCTCGGCTAGCAGGAGCCGCGGGCTGCCGGGGTTCCCACATCATCAAATGCAGACCCCACATGTCATAATCGCAGTTAAAATGTTCAAATAGACCGATTAGTGTTTTTTGCAAAAGATTGGACCAAAAATCGGTGTTTTCTGGCTCAAATTCGTAAAAGAGTGTTTTTTGCAAACCTATACGCAAATATGGTAGTTTTCTACAATTCAGTTAGCTAGCCTGGAACCTCTCTGTTTTTTATTCCAAATCTACAACACCGGCCTGTGAAATTTTAaactgtgtaggattttttttttcagTTGCAACGCATGGACCTTTTTGTTAGTTTAATGAAAAACCGTTCTGGTATTTTCCCCAAAACAAACCCATAAAATAAAAGTTCTTTTCTTCTAAAATATGAGTTCCTTGAAGTAGGGACGTGACCTGATTGCTCTCCGTTTACGTGGCCCGGACGGAAAAAGGAGTATATACGCTGCCAAACCTAGCTACTACATGGTTCCCCACAGGCCACAGCAATACAAATCCGTCCGCAAAAATCGTGAACTAGGAACATGGCGGCCGAGCTGAGTACGTCGGCTCGGCGGCGGCCGATGATACGTGGTCCAAGCTTccggccgatcttcttggcgaggtctACGGCCGGATCGCTTCCCCTCTCGGCCGCGTCCGCTTCACCGCAGTCTGCCGCTCATGGCGTGTTGTCAAGTCACGGCAACACCCTGCGCCGACTTTGCCATGGCTCATCTTCTCGCTATATTATGACGGCGGGATGCGCGTGTTCTGCCCCATGGACGGCGTTTCCTTACGCCTTCAGCTCCCGCCCGAGGCAGTCCACAACAGGTTGGTCGGGTTTCACAATATAGGCTGGATAGCCGCCGCATCCTCTCGCGACGGTGGTGCTTCTTACTGGCTAACGATTGTcaatctcttttctggcgtcgAGGCGCCACTCTCCGCCAAGCAACGCACCACACCATACATCTACAAGTTAGTGTGTTCGGAGCGCCCCACGTCAAATCGTTGCATCCTTGCCGCCATCACGGGCGGGCTCGCTGTGTGCAAAGTTGGATGTCGCAACCATAATTGGTGGatgtcaagaaaccgtaaccattaCTACGACATCGCTTTCTACAATGGGAAGCTTTGTGGCCTACTCCGCCATAGTCTAGAAGTGTACACCATTAGCACGACCAAGAAAAGTGATCTGGTGGTCAGCATCACCTACGAATTGGACATGAACCAACTACCCAAGTGTGTCGGATCCGAAGACGTGAGCTACATTTTCAAGCATGGCGACAGGATGTTGATGGCCAAAAAAGCCCAGTGGACAGTGCAACGGAACAGGCTTTTCTTCAAGGTGTTTGAGGTAACTAAGAATATGTGTTATGGCTACAGCTGGGCAGAAGTGACTACATTGGACGACCATGCCTTGTTCCTTACTACTAGATGCTCCAAAATGATGTACGTTCCAGCGGATAGGCGTGGCGGAGTAGAGAGAAACCACATCTACTACAACCATTTCAATTTATCAGGTGATACTATACGCATCTGTAATGATGTGCGGTTGATGAGATGTAACTACGGCGACCATTTGTATTGTAGGAAAGACAAAAAGATCAATGGAGTGGATAGGATCAAGTCATCAGGATATTACATGACTAGTCACTATAACATTACTAATGACGGTAAGGGTCTGATGTGGCTTCTCCCTCCGGATTTCTAGCTGCTCAATGTCATTTCAGTATGTATCAAAATTATGATGTTTATCTACTTTTCATAGAAATTTGGTTTTATCTTGAGCCTTTTAATTAGCTGGTTTAGACGTTGTATGTTTGACATGTTTAGCCCTGCTTGTTTCAACCTATATATATTCTCCCCCTCCCCCACTTTGTACCCACTATTTATTTTATGGAATCTATTTTCACTTGATATACAAGAACAAATTCAGATGTGTAATTCTTCCCCATGTGATTGTCACGGATTTACCTACTCGGGCAAAACACACAAGATCTTAATATGCAGTCAAATAACTTAAATGTGGCGACCTTTACGATGTCGGTGAATGTTCCTGCATATTTGCGTCAAAACATATTCATGTAATATTAGGCATTCAGGTAATCCTACTAGAGGAATATATTGCACTTCTGATAAAGTTAAGGTGAGAAATgtccaagaacaaaatgcaaatttATCGAACAAGCTGGAaggcaaacaaaattttgcattcgAATGTGATCAAGCACAAAAGCATATGCACATTCGACTGTCTGCAGTTGTCTCACGCCGTctacctcccacctcttcgactatGTCCCCGGCCCATGCTGACGCCGGTAGGAGACATGGTGGTGACGTCCACCCTAGTTCCCATAGAAGGCACGCATGGGCGTGCGAACATGGTGACTCCATGGCTTGTAGGTGCATGGACGAGCATTGACAGTGGAGGCATCTAGTTTGCGGCAGTGGTGGCGTCCATGCGGCAGGCGGGCAGATCTGGCCAACGCGTTGACTCATGGTGATGGTTGGGTGTAGGCGGGCCCGATCTGTGCCATGTCAGTGGGTTGCTTTGGCAGGCGGCTCGGGTGCCTCCCACCCAGCCCGACCATGGTGTGTTGCGACGCAGTGGCGGCGTGGAGCTAGGTTAGTGTCGCACATGTCTGGTCCGGTGGTTGGCGGTGCAGCGGGGCTGCTAGTTGGTGTTTTGTGGTGTGGTTAGGTTGTGGTTGTGCCTGGTTTCTTTAGGATCGGGTGAGCCGCACCCGAGTGTGCGTAGGCAGTGCGGTTTGGCTCGGCCAAGGCATGGTTATGTGTTGCTATTGGCCAGttggcggcgaggcgtgcggtggtggtggtggtggctcggaTGCTGTAGTAGTGTTGAGCCGTGCTCACTTCCGTGGGTTGTCCTGGGCCTCGTTTTCGGCTGGTCGGCATCCTGGCTACAATGGTTGTATTAGTGTCCGCGTCATTTTGAGCTTGTAGTCATAGTGTGGTCTGGCAATGCTGTCATTTNNNNNNNNNNNNNNNNNNNNNNNNNNNNNNNNNNNNNNNNNNNNNNNNNNNNNNNNNNNNNNNNNNNNNNNNNNNNNNNNNNNNNNNNNNNNNNNNNNNNNNNNNNNNNNNNNNNNNNNNNNNNNNNNNNNNNNNNNNNNNNNNNNNNNNNNNNNNNNNNNNNNNNNNNNNNNNNNNNNNNNNNNNNNNNNNNNNNNNNNNNNNNNNNNNNNNNNNNNNNNNNNNNNNNNNNNNNNNNNNNNNNNNNNNNNNNNNNNNNNNNNNNNNNNNNNNNNNNNNNNNNNNNNNNNNNNNNNNNNNNNNNNNNNNNNNNNNNNNNNNNNNNNNNNNNNNNNNNNNNNNNNNNNNNNNNNNNNNNNNNNNNNNNNNNNNNNNNNNNNNNNNNNNNNNNNNNNNNNNNNNNNNNNNNNNNNNNNNNNNGAAAGCTTTCTGATCAACGGGGGTCGATGCCGGCAACTTGTATCATCGCTATGCTATCTACGCTGTAAGGTGAACGACCGGTACAGTCATTGTTCCGAAAAATTGTGGTTATGCAAAAAATGAAGTTGTTTGCCTAGAGACTGGTGATTGGAGGATTACCAACAATGGAGGTGAAGCTTAAACGTCATCTGAGAAGGAAGGCTACCAACCCTAAGATGTGGTATGAAGGTAAAGCATGATCCAGAATCATGGTAGACTACTGCTCACTATGGTTGCCTGCATGTTTGCTTGACTAATTGACCATACATGTGTGTTGGTGCATAAAATTTGGGAAATGATAAGGTTCAACCGGTGGATAACAGCGACGCAACGACTGGCTCCCTGTCGCGCCACACATCCCACATTGGGCTGCGCATCGCTCAACCCACACGAAGCAACCAACAGCCCTTTTTTCTTTTTCAGAGCCTTCTTGTGATTCAGCGACCCAAAACTTATCCAATCTCACCTCTGTCCTCTACCTTTTCCTCTCCGAGAAGCTCACAAAGACTGCTCAAGGTAGCCAAGTCCATGGCCTACAGCTGCCCAACATGGTTGCGCAAGGGAAACAAAGGGGGCGGCGGGAGGAGCCTAGTCCATGGCCGCAACACATGACCTCcattgcaaaaagaaaaaaaatctgagaGATGCACAAAATGTTTTTGCAACATGATCGGTTGtggaaaaaaaatctgaaatatGATCTCCATTGCAAAGGTATCTGCAACAAGACCTCGGTTCAAATGGGACGTCTGTTGCAATGGTGAAGGGCGTCTCTCGGCCGATCGATAGCATCAGATATGACGGGTCACGACCCAGCTAATCTTTTAAAAAGATCAGCCGGCGAACAAGTAGCATGCCCCATTAAATTTCCTCTAATTTGTTGTAGTATGTTCCTCTCAACATTTTTCCTCAAGATAAGTTCAGAAAAAACATTTATCCTCAAGATGTAGATTTTGTACCATGTTGCAGCTTTTCAGGATTTTTAAGTAATGATAAAATATAGTTTCCTTTTTTCTAaatggttaatttgataaatgccactccaaatttgGCGATtccaagaaatgccactgcaattttcaaactttgaaaaatgccatttcatgccatttccagtgctttaactagtgtggaatataaaaggggaaaaccagaagcattgggagtatagtgttgagcgtgccatggcggatctgaaagtgcaaaccggacaaaggcaacttcgcaaccaatgtttgctttcaactagcaagtaagtgatggacaagaaatcagagtaaagcagtggcaatctattttcttgttgtgataaataagttgagcagatacgaaagagtacagcctctggtgcggcgccgtgtatgcatctgctgagaatttgaaggtgccgcggtagcgatggctgtcggcggcgtggaagcagataggagggtagacggtggcggaggGGCGCGGTAGCTGAGACGGTCGTACgagcggtgccggcaaggtggacgactaaAGGGGtgaagcgagaggacaggatgcaaggatctcggtccgaagccgtggatgagagaggtcaatctcttaTAATGGATGGcgtcgtcggggtatcagctccagcaaggtggaggaggacggcggtggatgggggtggcggacgaaggaggctcgggtggagagggtgttttggtacccacagagtacgaatggggatatggaggtagagaggaagggggaaccatgtcttcagggcgcgcttgtctcaaatgcgaggaaatttacaaacttagcccccgtttcaaatttcctacatcactgcaatattagtcggttggggataggatggtaatcttacatacaccgaatatttgccgatgagagtttggttTTGGCACCCATCATGTATAAGTGAAATTacgaacctacccctatcgaaacctatagaaatcgagcagataggctttgcgtggcagggataggcagtagtaattttcaTCTCGCCGATTTtgttttcgggcggttactgcgactttccccgcttccttcaaaatttgcagagtgcatgtttaccgtgccaacttaattcgaatcctgtttgtattctattttttcgggcgagatccattttcgattggaataaaattctatatacaacaTTTCTTTatgtatactttcaaaagcacaacaaataattctgctcctttatatgtataatatgatttgaaAATACAAtggtctcaaaatcataaggttgaattcaaaaaatttaaaccaaataaTGATCTACTAAAATGTAGGATCAGTAAtagctacatattaaataacatagatgcgcgtgaattcatatgagtatgcatgtttgatagatcaattttggtccgagtatggattacatgtatcatcatctcgaattcaaatatttgaatcccttttacatTCActtctttcacgcccatctctctcgcatgcatgctccttcatgtagctatcactctcttttctccagctcacccgcacgctcacttcatgtttctcctatcctcgcaaacatggtctttcGACGTCTTCCTTGACAAGTGTCACgcttctccctatcattatacattacacggttttcattatctctcacgtctctatcgttctctggtatcactaggtacctaagctttctttttcaccaccacacacacagtctccacttgtCTTTcattttgtctttctctctatgggattctctcacacaccctatatgtctctagatatgactcataccactaaaattactctctctctctctcctgtagacacaacatttgttgcggtctccttttcgtttccatcccagactgacattattcatttgtttactgatcagacaaactcccccccccctctctctctctatctcacacacacacacaacccctgcttccactccccttcccgactaccatctctctctcacacacacaaaactctcgctttcgcaccctcgaatcgtatttctctcacaaacatttatcgactagcctctagataggtttatacacccgcacactcgtgcttccactatcacatacatgtctctctcccgctccttgtatctatgtagatttttcttcccttcttgagacacgccctcttgatcgtgcacacacacacacactatcgcctcattttaagatgatacctcttgcacacacactctttgtgtttttgtcacacatgcactccgtcctcctcctctctctcactctctctcactctcacacacacacacatgggatttttgcaacaactagcaagatgcacatgcgttgcatggaacatcaagatgcatttgtatgagtagtttatcttgtgggagaaaaggatgaacgagggaaggccttatttgcaaatatggagaggggtgtggtatgcttttgcaaaattgccatagtttgcttcctatccgtcagatatagatcggacggcctatattgcaggatggcatacacacgatcatcaccgactatgctttttataagagtagggataaaaaacagagttggtcatgatggtgggcctgccatcctgcaatataggccgtccgatttatatctgacggataggaacagaactatggcaatttacccacacccctctccacatttgcagataaggccttccctcgttcatccatttctcccacaagatcttgatgttccgtgcaactcacgggcatcttgctagtaagagtagaaattagacatataccacttctccaatcttgaaaccaacaacattcctcccttatctaatcaaaaccgccaaaggaatatattttgaatgaaacataacatatttttagtgatatacatatttcaaaactagacttttttctatcaaatcggtgaatatgtattaatctactttgatcgtgtggcaacgcattggcacattgctagtagttattataaatttttggacaccagacaaacggtggagtacatatacgaagagaagaggcgcacgcacgcagttggtctctcgttgtctcgcacacatgagtgttactaaAGGCAACATTAACAAAAAaaacctaaaaccctaggtgcacgcttGCTACATTGCGGATACCGGGTACGTAGTGgatgcacctttgtaggaatagtcagctcgcgtgataatttgatccgtaagttgatggtcgggaccacaggtgaacgattggaggcggtggctcgccagtgctacctcttgagcatgcgttggtttttcccttgaagaggaaagggtgatgcagcaaagtagcgtaagtatgttcctcagttttgagaaccaaggtatcaatccagtaggaggctcctcccaagtcccacgcgcctacacaaacaaacaagaacctcgcaaccaacgcgattaaggggttgtcaatccgttcacgaaaacgtgcaaaagtgagatctgatatagataataagataagataaatatttttggtatttttatgatatagattggaaaacaaaagatgaaaataaaagtagatggaaaacttatatgataaaagatagacccgggggccataggtttcactagtggcttctctcaacatagcataagtattacggtgggtgaacaaattactgtcgagcaattgatcgaaaagtgcatagttatgagattatctaggcatgatcatgtatataggcatcacgtccgcaacaagtagatcgaaatgattctgcatctactacta is a window of Triticum dicoccoides isolate Atlit2015 ecotype Zavitan chromosome 2B, WEW_v2.0, whole genome shotgun sequence DNA encoding:
- the LOC119367047 gene encoding uncharacterized protein LOC119367047, which produces MAPSKSHLASLFLAVVLIAAAPETSAAAVTARAPAPSTNGDLVAKPSSWSWCIIPCFSFIPEIFCIPPIFCPRPPRPPPLPPQPPPPSKPQPKECWTPLMGLMPCKDFLTSSTAPEPPNQGKCCDGLRSLVQDAPICLCRILEGTDLDKLMSATVDREKFIRTMIICDSSPGEFGSCEGPVPPMTMRAAPTTKAAP